ATAATGAGATAgttggaatttttgaattttcttctttttctaatctTTTGTTTATTCAGTTGCAACATGGTttttacatggttttagatgaGCTTTGGAGACATGGAAACAACAGACATCAGATATGGAGACTCCCACTCTGGTGCCATAGCAAGGTACTTTCGTGTGCTTAACATACTTCCTCATCTTACACAAGGATTGTAATGAAATATCTAAAACCAGCTTTGAACTCTAGCTATATTACTACAAATATAAAATTCTAATATTGTGAATTTCGTTAGAGCTACATGGAATCAAACCAGCAGTGTCTTACAGCCCCAACAAGCAGCACAAGCAAATGTGACACGGCAATTCCTGGCGCTACGCACTGAGGTTGGATCAAGAACTCTCTTCCATATGTAATTTCTAACATCATTTTCTCCATGATCATGTGTTCTTTGCAAGACCTAACTTTAAGTCGTTAACCATGGTATTGTAGGATTCAACGCAAAAGAAGAGAAGGCAGGATCGGTGCGATTCAATGGGATCAACCAGTCAGAACTCCGACGCAAGGGATGCACAAGAACTAGATTTAGATCTGAAGCTATAGCTgtaattgtatggcccactttgggTGAATGTATGGCATTCTTATCTGTAGAAGTGAATGAGCCATGAATAGAAAATTGTTTTATTTCCATGTTGCTGTGATTTCATTGCATGAATTGTAGAAGATGTGTTAATAGACATGAGAAAGAAACTTGTTTGAAAGCTTTCATGGAACATCTTATAGAATGCATCTTAATTATATGTGTAATGTAAAGGTGTTTGGGGTGTGTGTATGTGCGCTTTGTCTCCTTATCCTTTTTTTATCAATGCTTTTAGCTTTATTGAGAGGTGAGAGGAGAAGATGAAATAGGAGAAAGCAGGAAAAAAAGAGACTCATGATGTGATTATTAGGGTTTGATGCTTTGTTTGTGGAGAGAAAAGTGAGGGAGTGATTTCAAGATTCTCTTAATCATCTATGTTTTCCCTTTTCACGCATGGTAAGATTTACATTATCATAGACAGGTTTCTCTTATTTTACTACCACAGTAAAATACTCAATTAATTAACTTGGTATTTCAAGAAATTAGCTAATGAAATAGTTACCTTGTTGTGTTTAAGTCATCAAAGTCTACATGCATGTGATTTGGTCCAACCAATAGTCACT
This region of Magnolia sinica isolate HGM2019 chromosome 1, MsV1, whole genome shotgun sequence genomic DNA includes:
- the LOC131218893 gene encoding protein SPEAR1-like, which gives rise to MSNSYLGDPSSGDGRSGSSRKGKKSNSDKPKQPQRGLGVAQLEKLRLENQIGGCYLPSLHGPPHTNLNQMSFGDMETTDIRYGDSHSGAIARATWNQTSSVLQPQQAAQANVTRQFLALRTEDSTQKKRRQDRCDSMGSTSQNSDARDAQELDLDLKL